From Candidatus Gastranaerophilales bacterium, the proteins below share one genomic window:
- a CDS encoding tyrosine recombinase XerD: MFLENLSNYIDYLYLERGLASNTEEAYRRDLVEFIDFLDSNQIASFDEIKRTDINLYIRELRKKELAPASITRKIASLRSWFKWMMGQNIIKHDPTVSLEHPKLSKRLPKVISVAEVDLLLESPLNILEKTIFEVLYATGLRVSEITSLRLDSINLKHSYIKCFGKGSKERLVPMGKVAKTVLTAYLEHRAEILAKTNKETSFIFISEKGKKITRQDIYNLIIDAGQRILQKHITPHTLRHSFATHMLENGADLRVVQELLGHSDVATTQLYTHVSKKRLKEVYFSINK, encoded by the coding sequence ATGTTTTTAGAAAACCTTTCAAATTACATAGATTATCTTTATTTGGAACGGGGACTTGCTTCTAATACAGAAGAAGCTTATCGCCGTGACCTTGTTGAGTTTATTGATTTTTTAGACTCTAATCAAATTGCTTCGTTTGATGAAATTAAACGTACTGATATTAATTTGTATATAAGGGAATTGAGGAAAAAAGAGCTTGCTCCCGCTTCAATAACAAGAAAAATAGCTTCTTTAAGAAGCTGGTTTAAGTGGATGATGGGTCAGAACATAATCAAACATGACCCTACGGTTTCGCTTGAACATCCCAAATTAAGCAAGCGTTTGCCTAAGGTTATATCCGTTGCGGAAGTGGATTTGCTTTTGGAATCACCTTTGAATATTCTTGAGAAAACTATTTTTGAAGTATTATACGCTACAGGTTTAAGAGTAAGCGAAATCACGAGTTTAAGACTTGATAGTATTAACCTGAAACACAGCTACATCAAATGTTTTGGCAAAGGCTCAAAAGAACGGCTGGTTCCTATGGGAAAAGTCGCCAAAACGGTTTTGACAGCCTATCTTGAACATCGGGCGGAAATACTGGCTAAAACAAATAAAGAAACTTCGTTTATTTTTATCTCGGAAAAAGGCAAAAAAATAACCCGTCAGGATATTTATAATTTGATAATCGATGCAGGTCAAAGGATTTTGCAAAAGCATATTACACCTCATACTTTGAGGCATAGTTTTGCAACACATATGCTTGAAAACGGCGCTGATTTAAGAGTGGTACAGGAGCTGTTGGGGCATAGTGATGTTGCCACAACACAGCTTTACACCCATGTAAGCAAAAAACGGCTTAAAGAAGTTTATTTTTCTATTAATAAATAA
- a CDS encoding trypsin-like peptidase domain-containing protein has translation MSNLRTSVFKGIFSVCLLSVSLAFSPISPALAFSGDEIVNISIYEKINPCIVAVDGAITEEEFSSGTGCIINPEGYILTSRHVIDGVNEIKVTLSDGSVLDAKIIKSVGEGNDLAILKINAKKPLTPITFGSSSKVKVGQKVLALGNPFGFNNTLTTGIVSRVDAARNKIQTDAAINPGSSGGPLLNTEGEVIGINQSIYNPDNNKSNIGIGFAVPVDTAVKFIESNRKYLTAR, from the coding sequence ATGAGTAATTTGAGAACAAGTGTTTTTAAAGGCATTTTCAGCGTTTGCCTTCTGAGTGTAAGTTTAGCCTTTTCGCCGATAAGTCCTGCATTAGCTTTTAGCGGCGATGAGATTGTTAATATTTCTATCTACGAAAAAATAAACCCTTGCATTGTAGCGGTTGACGGGGCTATTACAGAAGAAGAGTTTTCAAGCGGAACAGGCTGTATCATCAACCCCGAAGGTTATATCCTAACAAGCAGACATGTTATTGACGGCGTTAATGAAATAAAAGTAACTTTAAGCGACGGTTCTGTTTTGGATGCTAAAATTATAAAAAGTGTAGGCGAAGGCAATGATTTGGCGATTTTAAAAATCAACGCTAAAAAACCCCTGACCCCTATTACATTCGGTTCTTCAAGCAAAGTTAAAGTAGGGCAAAAAGTCTTGGCGCTGGGCAACCCGTTTGGGTTCAATAATACGTTAACTACAGGTATCGTAAGCAGAGTTGACGCTGCCAGAAATAAAATTCAGACAGATGCAGCTATTAACCCCGGCAGCTCCGGCGGTCCTTTGCTTAATACCGAAGGCGAGGTTATAGGTATCAATCAGTCAATCTATAACCCTGATAATAACAAATCTAATATTGGAATAGGCTTCGCTGTACCCGTAGATACTGCCGTTAAATTCATTGAAAGCAACCGAAAGTACCTAACGGCACGCTAA